In Bdellovibrio sp. GT3, one genomic interval encodes:
- a CDS encoding carbonic anhydrase family protein gives MVKAMVLTLAVAFTFSAYSSDSFAKDSSKKQVTKSMAPETPEQELQALKEGNQRFVAGTLRNHDYRYQIDKTKDGQKPYAVVLSCLDSRIPVEVVFDQGIGELFVARVAGNIENNDILGSMEFGTAAMGAKLVVVMGHTKCGAVKGACNNVKLGHLTALLDKIQPAVRQVKKSTSGFNPESYDHVDLVSEENVKQTVARIRKSSEIIRKLEEEGKVRIVGAMYDISTGNVKFMDMPSKLADLH, from the coding sequence CAAGCGATTCTTTTGCAAAGGATTCTTCCAAAAAACAAGTCACTAAAAGCATGGCTCCGGAAACTCCAGAGCAGGAGTTGCAGGCTTTAAAAGAAGGCAACCAGCGTTTTGTTGCCGGGACTTTAAGAAATCACGACTATCGCTATCAGATAGACAAAACCAAAGATGGCCAAAAACCTTATGCGGTGGTTTTAAGCTGTCTTGATTCACGCATTCCGGTTGAGGTGGTATTCGATCAAGGGATCGGGGAGCTGTTCGTAGCCCGTGTCGCCGGTAATATTGAAAACAACGATATCCTTGGCAGCATGGAATTTGGAACCGCAGCCATGGGAGCAAAACTGGTCGTGGTCATGGGGCATACCAAGTGCGGTGCCGTCAAAGGTGCTTGCAACAATGTGAAGCTGGGGCATTTGACCGCCTTGCTTGATAAGATTCAACCGGCAGTCCGACAAGTCAAAAAATCCACATCGGGTTTCAATCCGGAATCCTATGATCATGTGGACTTGGTTTCTGAAGAAAACGTAAAGCAAACCGTGGCCCGCATTCGCAAAAGCAGTGAAATCATCCGTAAGCTTGAGGAAGAAGGAAAGGTTCGCATCGTGGGCGCGATGTATGATATTTCCACAGGCAACGTGAAGTTCATGGATATGCCATCAAAGTTGGCTGACCTTCACTAA